A window of Nymphalis io chromosome 18, ilAglIoxx1.1, whole genome shotgun sequence genomic DNA:
ctGCGACTCCATGATATGTTCCTACCCCGTTTCTTAGGCTaactctatattatattttattatgatcgtTTCTGTAATGTTTCAGTAACAAACAGGTAGAATGACTtttgcatttatgatattaatgtaATGAATTACAAGTATACTTACTTTTATTAGAACATCTTCATTTGAGCCGTCGGATCCACCAAGATCGGAGCCTTAACAATAGAATTCTTTTTTAAtcgcataatttaaaaaaaaaataccttacaaAATACCTACGAGTGTTGTTTAAGCGAAAGAAGCGCtttataaattgtgttaataCATCTCTTGGTCGACGACGAAGAAAAGAATCGCTAGAAAGtacttataatatgttattcatAAATAAGTAAGGACTTAGATACTTATAAGTACTGCCAAGCAACTTTTTAGTTAACACACAAcacatattttaccgcaaaactgcagtgttttgtattgttgcgttctggtttgaagggtgagtgagccagttcagctacaggcacaagggacttaacatcttagttcccaaggttaatggcgcattggcgatggaagggatggttaatatttcttacagtatcaATCTATAAGCAATTGTGCCATTTTCCAGTCTGTCtatctatttgaaataaaaataaaataaaaacaagataaTAGTTTTGATATACCTACCTACTTATATGGACGAGGGCTTAATGGttaataatgtttgtaatatCTGAAACGACGTAACCTGCTCAAAGCtaaacctataatatatatattatattatattttttcctagATTCTCAATATTATCGCAACCACATGGTATCATATAAAATCAGTGTCACACATGACATACCTCACTCATACTGAGTAGTTTAGCCATTGTAGCAAGCCACTGACGcagattttcaataaaaaattttaattaattattgtattttcagtttaaacaaatttatttattattaattttcttctttctaaatttatttaatccttTCTTCACTCTGTATGATCGAGACACGAATGGTACAACTACATACGAAGGAATCATCAGATCACTCACCAACTAAATGGCGATCGGGATCAGAATCCGATTCCCTCGTTTCATTTTCGTTTCTCTGCGCGTACGACTCCAGTATCGTCAGAAGGACGTCCACTCCACCCACCTCATTGTAGATCTGATAGAAATAATTAGtagtatttaatacttataattataattcatctcgtgctttacggtgaaggaaaacatcgtgaggaaacctgcatgtgtctaatttcactgaaattctgccacatgtgtattccaccaacccgcattggagcagcgtggtggaataaccttctcctcaaaaagaggagaggaggcctttagcccagcagtgggacattcacaggctattacggttacggttatttaATACTTTCAAAGAAGAACTCGAAAGTCTATTTACATAGTAAGGGAGTAATTTAATTGTCTCACATTGATCCTCGCCTGTTCGTCCGCGGCGGCCATGTTCCCGAGCGTGTAGGCGAGGCGCACGGCGAGCGGCGCCCGCGACGCGCACGCCGCCAGCGACGTGAGCAGCGCGCGCGCGCTCGCCGGCGACGCGCACAGCCACGCGCAGCATGTTTCATCAGCTGACAGGACACTACtccaaaattgtttttatttacttaaaatactaATAGGCACATAGTATAAATTTGGTATATTAATTACAGTATGTCATAATACATAGGCGTGTACGTGTTTACATACGACGTTAATTGAATCGAATTCTCTCTTTCTCTTAAGCTAAAGAGGACCGAACTGAAGAATCGACCAATTCCAATTTcagtagttataaataaaaaaggcaattATTTATGCGAAATCGGAACtgatctttattatttttatttttttgtttttttttttgttttaaattgtagTTCATTTGGGACTACGATTTATAACAATAGTCGTTTTACTATACCTATTAGTAACTACAGACAGTTGCGACCCGATACTCATAAAGCTACCGCCTCTCCATACTAGTTATTAAGTTAAGTACGACCAAAGTAGTTCGAGGGAGTCGTAAGCTACTTACCTAAGACACCTCGCAACGTTGGTGAGAACGTCTCTGTCGGTGTGCAGCGTGAGCGCGGCGAGCAGCTCGCTGAGCGCGCCGCACGCGGCGAACGCGCGCCCCCACTCCCCCCGCTCCCCGCCCGCTCCGCTATCCGCGCCCTCCCCGCTCCCCGCCAGGTTACGCAGCGCGCCCGTCACTTGATACAGCGCGTGAGTTGCCTGTTCAGATACTTGGCGCGGTCTCTCCGCTTtctacgatttaaaaaaaaacactaaaatatttgtatacctACATAGAAACtgtacataaacaaaaaatacttctattaatgaacttaataataaatatactacatCAGTATCCGTAATACTTCTTAAGATTTACCGCATTATTTAGTATCTTAAGATGTAAGGCAGTTAGGTGCAGCGCGCCTGCGCGATGCGCTAACGCACACAGTCGCGGCTCCAGAGTCAAAAAACGCAACGCACCCGCTGCGTACACGCAGCACTCGCTTTCATTAACTGGATCTATTCGACCGCAGCCTTCTACTACTAAgtctgttgaaaaaaaaaagaagtttttaaCGACTACGTAAGAATtgcgaaaataataaaagtaataaattttaaaaaaacttaccgAGAAGATCACTGTTTCTGAAGAAATGATCATTCTTGTCGTTCCTTGAAATTTTAAACACCAACTTACAAGCGGCCGCTAAATGTGCTCCAGTAACACGCATCTTTATATTTTGGAACCAAAACAAACAACGACAacattaatcattataaatatgaGTAATCTCTTTGTATatgatacaatttaaataatttcacatatattataattatacagaaGGACccaaaaaaaaactcacattTGACAGgcgaataaagtatgttttgctGTACAAACTACAAATATCACCGACTACTATTACAGGAATCGTAAAATAAATCCTATAGTTGATGGCTTATTGATAATATGATTATGTACTAGACTATATATACACTAACTATGTATTAGAAATCATTTAACTTCtcacaatgtcaatgtctttTGGCAGAAACTACCTCCATCAAGACTCCTATTTCCCCATGGCCTACTTATTATAAACAGGTAATATTACTAACCGTAAGCATCGCCGTGGCTATGGCCACTAATATCCGTTCGTCGTCGCTttctatatgtttatataacgaATGAAGTACTAGATCTCGAAGACTATTGGCCGGAGAATGCTTTGCAATGTTACATTGAAGAGCTTGCATTAGCATTAGAACATTCTCCGAATTCCGATTTTTACTCGAGAGCGCTTCAGCTAACTCCAACACTGTCATGctgaaaaatttatttaagtatcatacctaaatagaaaatattgacgagacgtttggcgtgattggtggatgcttgcctttcacgttgaagattgtgggttcgattcccacccaggacagatatttgtgtgcacgaacatgtctgtttgtcctgagtctggatgtaattatctatataagtatgtatttacaaaagaaaaatagtatatatagtatatcagttttctggtttccattgtacaagctctgtacaagcttaatttgggatcagatggccgtgtgtaaaaatgtcctaagatattattattattataaatacatcttATGTTCGAATAATATCGACAAAAACTGTTTCAAATCTTACTTATCATAATCGTCGTTCGATGGATTTGGTAATTGTACTGCGAGATGCTTAACTGTGACCTCTCCGAGACCGGGCTCTGACTCAAATGATTTTGAAAACATCATTTGACTTCTTTTAATAGAAGTATCAGGACTGGACGCTGAAATATTAAACGGCTCAAATACAACATTCACTAATatcttattaactttttttttaaaacatttagatGTAGTAAATCTACTTTCAATTTAGTTATTTGCAATTATGGAATTATTTTCTTACGCGTAATCAAATGAACGATTGATTTTTCATCGATCGATATATCACGTGATTCTAATGGCTTCGTTACATGAATTGACTGCGCTAAATCCAAATTTGCATTAGAGGCtggaaaatatgttattttctaaattatcttGAATTACTTTTACAATAAGAAATAAAGAGGATTAAATAGTACAAAAATGGATCATAATTTCCTAATcatcaattaaaaaagtaaataccaCCCCATCTTACTGACAACGTTACAAGTTTCATCGTTCCCTTGTCTTAAATATTACGGCCGGTGCCATATTTTATAGCGAtctaagaaattatataaacttttccAGTCGTTTTCGTCGTGGCTGATGGCAATTTGAATTGAAAGTGTTTTTTCTGACTGCTGGTATATGGCCCACCCTCATACCCACCATCATACTATTGATTGAAGCCTTGTGATTACATTCTGTGATAGTTAGGCTCTCATATGACGTACGAATTGAACTGTTGTGGCCCTATGATACTCTGCTGGAAACCACACgattttattgttgttgtgtAACTGGGTCGCAAAATTCGTATTGTTTCCATTCAATATTGTAAGATAACAATAGTTCTAGAAATCGGCGAAGTTAGTAAAATACCATCGCCCGATTGTCCTGTTGTGTTCCTACGATGTAGCGGCTTACTTCTACCGCTGAGGTGAGGCAGCTTGGGGAAACCGCTCCATCCATCACCCGAGCGATCTTGAGTTGGTCGTGTTCGTACCTGATGATAGATAATGGTCTACTTGTATTCTCTGGATATAAGATTACGatagcaataataaaataaacagaagtGCTTAAATTACTGACAATATTAGTAAAAGGCATCAATGTACTAAATTTAAACACTAATCATAAATTACTTATACGACGTACGTACTTGGTTTACCGTCAATATTGGTAAAAAATTGTCATCGATtggcaaattattattttttgtaaagaaaaaataattgcagTTACTTACTGCTTTCTTTTTAACACTTGGTTGATtatcagaaaaaaaatcttcttttgCATCATCTTCATCAAGGCTACCGTAATGTACGGCGGACGTAATGAGCGCGTCTTCGTTACTCTCATCCAGGGTGAGGTATTTGAGGCTGTAAATATTGgtaaatcatatttaatgacTTCGGCTACTAGTCATTTTGACCTATATTCCTACAGCAAcgaatatgtaattattaatatttgaatatataaaaacagacGATAATATACTCTGATAACCATTTCGAATTATTTTCTACTGTATTATAGAAAATCGGTTACTCAAACGCGCTAGGCGGCCGGGTGTCCTTCTTGCGCGCGCGTTCAGTGAACAGTGTGCGTTGCGGCTCCCGCGGTGTGAACGGGCGGCGCGTACGCAGTGGGCGGAGAACGCTCAGCCCTGATCCACTCGATATACTGTTCATTTCTACGCAAAAGAAAAAAcacttttcaaataaacagttaaagtattttttgtttatttttttttaaatataaagtatatttaaaaaatctacgtTTAATCTTCTTTTTTAGGGTACCCGACACCCCAGAATATGAAATTGTGTTTTTTCGATGGTACTATGAGAGACGCGTACACCTAAGTGACAACAAATGTACGAAGCTTAAACTCAATCATATTGACTACAAACGTAAGCAATTACTTTATAAAGTCtatagacatatatattgtacatatagACTTATATAAAGTCTCACGTAATTTAAATTCTCATTAATGTAATTCAAAtaactattgaaatatatataacataacaacgTCGTAGCAGATTCTTAGAATGTGGAGCTACATCAGTAACCATGACAACGCCTTAGCTACAACAGCTTACAGAACCAACAACTAAGCTAACCTTTGCACAAAGTTCAATTAACCCTAAAACCCTATTTTGGTGATCGTATGTCACTACGAATAAGACATATTCATGTGATTTCTGAACGGGGTCGTACTATAGAATGGCCGAGTTCACATGTCAATGACTTACATCCACCCTGAAATGTTAATCGAAGTCAAATTAACTAACTTTAACATTAATCTGAATGCTCATTGGTCGACTGCAGCTTATGATAATAGGTGACCAATCAGCTTTCAGTATTTAGCCGTTTAGACCAGTTAATATATTAGAGTTTAACATGTAACTTTGTAACAATTAAACTGCGAGACAGATAAGAAAGTATAACGGTTAGAATAAAGCAGATTTTTTAACTTTGACGAAATGTGCGAAGAAAACTGTGAATACAATTTATGAAACTCTAAATCTTAATTcgcataattaaaaattcataataaacgaaagaaatatttgttatcTCTTTATTTATAGAACAAATCTGTAATTTCCTTAATATACTGTaataacttttactttattttggagtccaataatacataaacaactAGTTCTCGCCCGCATGATAGGAAGGGGAAGGGGATGATTGACAGGTGTTAGGTATGATAAAAGTAACCCTTGGGGCTTCAGCTTACTCTATaccaaaatttatcaaaatcggttcagtggtttagccgtgaaagcgtagcGGACAGGCAAAATTActtttccatttataatattaatatatagtatagacATCTGCGcatccaatcggattatgaaaatGAGGAAAGTCTAACCCATAGTGGTTGTAATTTTTGAGAATGAGTTTACTTACCCTTAAAATTGGAAAACAGCAATTCAAATTGTACAGTTTGGTGTCAAGATCATATAAAAGAGCGGTGCCTACCGTGCGTAAAACGCGCCTTTAATATAAGTGGcaatatatactcgtatataaagccgagttggcctactggttagaatgcgtgaatcttaaccgataatcgtagGCTCAAAcctggacaagcaccactgaatttttatgtgcttaatttgtgtttttgtgtttataattcatctcgtgcttgacgctgaaggaaaacatcgtgaggaaacctgcatgtgtctaatttcattgaaattatgtcacatgtgtattctaccaacccgcattagagcagcgtggtggaataagctctaaaccttctcctcaaaaagagaggaggcctttagcccagcagtgggacattcacaggctgttacggtacggtacggtatataaaatttatatagaatcGTATTACGTATTTCGTGTTTATATTACGATGACGCAATTGTGAAAAGAACAAAGAAATACTCTTATCGCGTGACAGCAACGTGTCAGTGTTCACAATATATCGCGGTGAATACATAAAGTACTGTGATGTCGCTTTTCGAATCATCGTTTACAACATGCTATGTATATGTGTGTCTTTGATtgcttggttttttttttttttttatagtataggaaggcggacgagcatatgggccacctgatggtaagtggtcaccaacgctcttagacattagcattgtaagaaatgtcaaccatcgcttacatatccaatgcgccaccaaccttgggaactaagattttatgtcccttgtgcctgtaattacactggctcactcacccttcaaaccggaacacaacaatatcaagtattgctgttttgcggtagaatatctgatgagtgggtggtacctacccagacgagcttgcacaaagccctaccaccagtaaattggtACATGGCAATATCACTAAATCCTTATAATGCTCAActacaactggtggtagggctttgtgcaagctcgtctgggtaggtaccacccactcatcagatattctaccgcaaaacagcaatacttgatattgttgtgttccggtttgaagggtgagtgagccagtgtaattacaggcacaagggacataaaatcttagttcccaaggttggtggcgcattggatatgtaagcgatggttgacatttcttacaatgctaatgtctaagagcgtttcagattttataggattataatttcataagttcacaagtaaataaaatgagaTGAGGGCTTATTCGAGATTGTAGTTTAGTTTGTAATTATGTACATACTACACGTATGCTTGCACAAGTGTGTCCAGTGGAACTGCAGACCGTGACGAATCACTACCGGAGTGACATCAGAAATAGGACCGACGGCTTTTATTGCTATTTACTATGTTTATGCAAAAGTttagccgtggagtaccggcttagaatagtactcccccaatctcatcccgtgggtgtcgtaagaggcgactgagggacggggaaaaggggggatgggcagcagcgtcccccctcccataaacatcttaccccctactgcgctcgccaacacgcctgcccagcgcggcgagtatgggcaaacccctcccttaatggcagatgcgcccaaaaaaaaggcccccagttaccggcaagcccgctaggcccgaccaaggtagcggtcgcggtatcggcagggcagggggtgctaagaatcaccggttcacggcaggctaccgtataaaacgactgaaaatggcaacgtataatggacactcgatgaggctggaccatcacctcgccgaattagaagtagagttaagtcatataaactggcatatactggggttatctgaagtccgaagacagggggaggacacgataactctagagtccggtaacttactctacttccgcgaaggtgataacctctcccagggtggtgtcggttttcttgtcaaaaaggatctcattagcagcattgtggaaatcagtagtgtgtcgaatcgggtagcgtaccttgtcctaaaactttccgacaggtactccctgaaggttgtacaggtatatgcgccaacttcgacatactctgatgatgtggtcgaagcgatgtacgaggacatcgcaaaggccctcaacgacacctcgagggcccactacaatgttgttatgggagactttaatgctaaagtgggagtacaagatagcggtgaatcgaaagtcggaccttacggcttgggctgcagaaatcacagggggcaaatactggtaaactttctcgaagcacaggggctttttttgatgaattctttctttcaaaagaagcctcagaggaggtggacctggcgaagccccgataacgtgacaagaaacgagatagactttatcatttcgaataaaaggcacatatttagagatgtttcagtgatcaacaggtttaataccggaagtgatcaccgcttggttcgaggcactctaaatatcaacttaaaagccgaaagatcgagaatgatgaggtctactctccgacctaccatgctccaagctgctcaaggctccgaaaagttccaaatggaacttcaaaatcaattcaccgcgttggaaaccataagcagcattgatgagagaaccgacacgctggtcaaaatactgcaaaacacatcccgcaagtgttttccgccacagagaagagacaacgcaccaaaactctctgctgagacactcgagctcatgagaaaacgacgagaactaccatcgtttttgtcagataaggccttaaaccgaacaataaaaacgctgacgcgacgcgatctccgacgctccaatacccgtgccatcaaggctgcgattgagcaaaatcggggatcgaaagtgttcgctcgcaagtttgggaggccgcgtctgacaaaacttaaaacagaaaatggtggggtcgttacctctaggcctgagattatcggagaagtagagaggttttatgggcagttgttctcttcaagatcggataaacccgtgggaatcagtattgatgaccagcgcgcccctcttatgcgccattactccgaggagctcccggtcgttgaccaaggagagattagggcggctctagaacagcttaaaaacaacaaagctccgggagatgacggaatcacaacagagttgcttaaggcaggcgggactccggtcctgaaagagctagcaagcctctttaattccgtcatccaacatggcaagaccccggaaacgtggagcgggagtgaggtggtactgtttttcaagaaaggtgataaaaccctcttgaaaaactacagaccaatctccctcctgagtcacgtgtataagctgttctcaagagtcgtcacgaaccgtctcgccagacgacttgacgagttccagcccccagagcaagccggctttcg
This region includes:
- the LOC126775697 gene encoding armadillo repeat-containing protein 2, yielding MDERGVRRGAGAPFYAPPRRKTSAEIISEARAAISAEMNSISSGSGLSVLRPLRTRRPFTPREPQRTLFTERARKKDTRPPSAFDLKYLTLDESNEDALITSAVHYGSLDEDDAKEDFFSDNQPSVKKKAVRTRPTQDRSGDGWSGFPKLPHLSGRSKPLHRRNTTGQSGDASNANLDLAQSIHVTKPLESRDISIDEKSIVHLITPSSPDTSIKRSQMMFSKSFESEPGLGEVTVKHLAVQLPNPSNDDYDNMTVLELAEALSSKNRNSENVLMLMQALQCNIAKHSPANSLRDLVLHSLYKHIESDDERILVAIATAMLTMRVTGAHLAAACKLVFKISRNDKNDHFFRNSDLLDLVVEGCGRIDPVNESECCVYAAGALRFLTLEPRLCALAHRAGALHLTALHLKILNNAKAERPRQVSEQATHALYQVTGALRNLAGSGEGADSGAGGERGEWGRAFAACGALSELLAALTLHTDRDVLTNVARCLSVLSADETCCAWLCASPASARALLTSLAACASRAPLAVRLAYTLGNMAAADEQARINIYNEVGGVDVLLTILESYAQRNENETRESDSDPDRHLVGSDLGGSDGSNEDVLIKTVRIIANLCLAELAGRGLAANHAERTVRALLSCLDLAEKPPDNKIIDLPEKERNTWLERREELAMAVLATLNNITFYLEPSAGSPQNHTLELMCKATCRWIRGSGTSACEAIRVLGNLSRSAHAAQLIVLEGALTALPPFQQHEDSSVRCAAAGVLVNVCGAGGAGGAGAAARALCSAAHARDVPAAALLARALWNAHAHRPLEPGHAHQVAAALALFIDDESVFTACEASKLGDRRASDPQISNHHQVKFDLDNNNHKANKPFELDVPKPLTAKAYSVEKDLHLDQDYDDEGERHSGEDLGFEEGEIEECDCGPCRRLAAWEELVGVAIPLLEKLRPLRADASVGTD